TTGCCCCGCAGCAGCACGGTGCTGTCGACCAGGTCGAGGTCGTCGACGTCGAGGCCGACCGCCTCGGAGATCCGCGCGCCGGTGCCGTAGAGCACCTCCAGCAGCGCCCGGTCACGCAGCGCGAGCGTGGTGCCGGCCGCTCCTGACGCCTCGAGGATCGCCTCGACGTCCGCCAGCGGCAGCGCCTTGGGCAACCGCTTGGCCGGCGACGGCGGCTTCACGGCGGCCGCGGGGTCGGTCGTCGCGAGCCCGTCGGCGACGGCGAAGCGGTGGAACCCGCGCACGGCGACGACCGTGCGGGCCGCCGAGGTCGCCGACAGGGCCGGGTGCTCCGCATCGCCCTCGCGCAGCCGCACCAGGAAGTCGGTGACGACCGCCTCGGTGACCGCGTCGAGGGTGGTCAGCTCGCGCTCACGGAGGAAGCCGACGTACCGCCTGAGGTCGCGGCGGTACGACGACAGCGTGTTGTCGGCCAGCCCGCGCTCGACCGAGAGGTGGTCGAGGTAGGTGCGGATCGCCCTGGTCAGGCCGTCGGCCTCAGGCAAGGGCG
This genomic interval from Nocardioides euryhalodurans contains the following:
- the xerD gene encoding site-specific tyrosine recombinase XerD; this translates as MPEADGLTRAIRTYLDHLSVERGLADNTLSSYRRDLRRYVGFLRERELTTLDAVTEAVVTDFLVRLREGDAEHPALSATSAARTVVAVRGFHRFAVADGLATTDPAAAVKPPSPAKRLPKALPLADVEAILEASGAAGTTLALRDRALLEVLYGTGARISEAVGLDVDDLDLVDSTVLLRGKGSKERLVPIGSYAATAVDAYLVRGRPELAGPTTPAGALFLNSRGGRLSRQSAWSVLVKAADRAGVTRDVSPHTMRHSFATHLLDGGADVRVVQELLGHASVTTTQVYTLVTVDNLREVFATAHPRARG